A stretch of the bacterium genome encodes the following:
- a CDS encoding patatin-like phospholipase family protein: MASPGGIGLALSGGAARGIAHAGVLEVLAGEDVPVRGVAGTSAGAVVGALFAAGVPPAEIARQALEIRWPDLLAVGVPHAGLLPGEGLERFLLRTLPARTFAELRLPFVAVAADLATGERVDLAEGDLVRAVLASCSVPVLLEPVSLAGRLLVDGGIASQLPVRALRELLGATGGPAAAVAVDVNVRGTEPLRLDSAAHVARHLAMLWTGRTAREEAALADVVVSVDAQGIALHDFSQGEELLRRGRAAARDALPAIRALLAAGGRA; the protein is encoded by the coding sequence TTGGCATCGCCGGGCGGCATCGGGCTTGCGCTCTCCGGGGGCGCGGCCCGCGGGATCGCGCATGCGGGCGTGCTGGAGGTGCTCGCCGGTGAGGACGTCCCCGTCCGGGGCGTCGCCGGGACGAGCGCCGGGGCCGTCGTCGGCGCGCTGTTTGCGGCCGGGGTGCCGCCTGCCGAGATAGCGCGGCAGGCGCTCGAGATCCGCTGGCCGGACCTGCTGGCCGTCGGGGTGCCGCATGCCGGGCTCCTGCCCGGCGAGGGACTCGAGCGCTTCCTTCTGCGGACGCTCCCGGCGCGCACGTTCGCCGAGCTGCGGTTGCCCTTCGTGGCGGTCGCCGCCGACCTGGCGACGGGTGAGCGGGTCGACCTCGCGGAAGGCGACCTCGTGCGGGCCGTCCTCGCCAGTTGCAGCGTGCCGGTGCTCCTCGAGCCGGTGTCGCTGGCGGGGCGCCTGCTCGTTGACGGCGGCATCGCGAGCCAGCTGCCCGTGCGGGCCCTGCGCGAGCTCCTCGGCGCGACCGGCGGGCCGGCGGCTGCGGTTGCGGTCGACGTGAACGTCCGCGGCACGGAGCCGCTGCGTCTCGACAGCGCGGCGCACGTGGCGCGCCATCTCGCCATGCTCTGGACCGGCCGCACGGCGCGGGAGGAGGCGGCCCTCGCCGACGTCGTCGTGAGCGTCGACGCGCAGGGCATCGCGCTGCACGACTTTTCGCAGGGCGAGGAGCTGCTGCGCCGGGGGCGCGCCGCCGCGCGCGACGCGTTGCCGGCGATCAGGGCGCTGCTCGCCGCGGGCGGGCGCGCTTGA